One genomic window of Indicator indicator isolate 239-I01 chromosome 11, UM_Iind_1.1, whole genome shotgun sequence includes the following:
- the CX3CR1 gene encoding CX3C chemokine receptor 1 — protein sequence MTEALTETTAEYTYDEHALACNKTDIQGFGKIFLPIFYIAVFALGLTGNLLVILAIVKEGSKKSITDIYLLNLAISDLLFVISLPFWASNTVRGWTLGTTACTAVSSLYYIGFFGGMFFITVISIDRHLAIVRATYSLRSRTVKHGFLITCGVWATALLVSVPHFVFSQLVDDDCIPVFPQELENIWPVFCNVELNTVGFLIPVCIISYCYCGIIKTLLACKNQKKTRAIKLTLVVVIVFFLFWSPYNILIFLETLNHYELFTNCNQIRSLDYAMHLAETIAFSHCCLNPLIYAFAGEKFRKYLYRVCLKYCPCLCFCGPCSRYQVTSSSSYAESIVNSNITLNTSDQDGSVFV from the coding sequence ATGACAGAAGCCCTGACAGAAACGACAGCCGAGTACACCTACGACGAGCACGCTTTGGCCTGCAATAAGACTGACATCCAGGGATTTGGCAAAATATTTCTGCCCATCTTTTACATTGCAGTCTTTGCTCTCGGCCTCACAGGCAATCTCCTAGTCATTTTGGCCATTGTGAAAGAAGGCAGTAAAAAAAGTATCACTGACATCTATCTCCTGAATTTAGCAATCTCAGACCTTCTCTTCGTCATCTCCTTACCCTTCTGGGCTTCCAACACGGTGCGTGGATGGACCCTTGGGACTACTGCATGCACAGCTGTTTCCTCTCTGTATTACATTGGCTTCTTTGGGGGCATGTTCTTTATCACTGTTATCAGTATTGACAGACACTTGGCCATCGTCCGGGCAACGTATTCCCTGAGGTCCCGAACAGTGAAACATGGCTTCCTTATAACCTGTGGAGTGTGGGCAACAGCACTTTTAGTTTCAGTGCCACATTTTGTGTTCTCCCAGCTGGTAGATGACGACTGCATTCCTGTATTCCCCCAGGAGCTGGAGAACATCTGGCCGGTGTTTTGCAACGTGGAGCTGAACACCGTCGGCTTTCTCATCCCAGTCTGTATCATAAGCTATTGCTACTGTGGGATCATCAAAACCCTGCTGGCCtgcaaaaaccagaaaaaaacacGAGCCATAAAGCTGACCCTGGTTGTGGTCATcgtgttttttctcttttggtcCCCCTACAACATCCTGATTTTTCTAGAGACTTTAAACCACTATGAGCTCTTCACGAACTGCAACCAGATCAGATCGCTGGACTACGCCATGCACCTGGCCGAGACCATTGCATTCAGTCACTGCTGTCTCAACCCTCTGATCTATGCCTTTGCTGGGGAAAAGTTCAGGAAATACCTCTATCGTGTCTGCTTGAAGTACTGCCCCTGCCTGTGCTTCTGTGGTCCCTGCAGCCGCTACCAGGTCACCTCTTCATCCAGCTACGCAGAAAGCATTGTGAACAGCAACATCACCCTGAACACCAGTGACCAGGACGGCTCTGTCTTCGTCTAA